The Formosa sp. Hel1_33_131 genome window below encodes:
- the ychF gene encoding redox-regulated ATPase YchF yields MKAGIVGLPNVGKSTLFNCLSNAKAQSANFPFCTIEPNIGVVNVPDPRLSKLEELVVPEKVVPATVEIVDIAGLVKGASKGEGLGNQFLGNIRETDAILHVLRCFDDTNIIHVDETVDPIRDKETIDMELQLKDLETTEKKLEKVKRASRTGNKDAQKEEVILIKIKENLEAGISIRALEFSEDDYLEFVKPLQFITDKPVMYVCNVDEASAVSGNAYVDLVKANVANENAEVLVLAVGTEADINELDDYEERKLFLQDIGLDEPGSAKLIRSAYKLLTLQTYFTAGVKEVRAWTINIGSSAPQAAGVIHTDFEKGFIRAEVIAYEDFESLGSEAKVKEAGKMRVEGKNYTVKDGDVMHFLFNV; encoded by the coding sequence ATGAAAGCAGGTATTGTTGGATTGCCAAACGTTGGAAAATCAACCCTTTTTAATTGTTTATCAAATGCTAAAGCACAAAGTGCGAATTTCCCATTTTGCACAATTGAACCCAATATAGGGGTGGTCAATGTGCCAGATCCACGGTTATCAAAACTGGAGGAATTGGTTGTGCCAGAAAAAGTGGTTCCTGCTACGGTGGAGATTGTGGATATTGCAGGACTTGTAAAAGGGGCTAGTAAAGGTGAAGGACTGGGGAATCAATTTTTAGGAAACATTCGTGAAACGGATGCTATTCTACACGTATTGCGTTGTTTTGATGACACCAATATTATTCATGTTGATGAAACCGTCGATCCGATTAGAGATAAAGAAACCATTGATATGGAGCTTCAATTGAAAGATTTGGAGACCACTGAAAAAAAACTAGAAAAAGTAAAACGCGCTTCTCGAACGGGCAATAAAGACGCTCAAAAAGAAGAAGTGATTTTAATAAAAATAAAAGAAAATTTAGAAGCTGGAATTTCCATTCGCGCCCTTGAATTTTCTGAAGATGATTATTTAGAATTTGTAAAACCCCTCCAATTTATTACCGACAAACCAGTGATGTATGTCTGTAATGTGGATGAAGCATCCGCAGTTTCAGGAAATGCCTATGTAGATTTAGTCAAAGCAAACGTTGCCAATGAAAATGCAGAAGTATTGGTACTTGCGGTAGGGACGGAAGCTGATATTAATGAATTAGATGACTATGAAGAACGCAAACTATTTCTTCAAGATATTGGACTGGACGAACCTGGTTCTGCAAAACTGATCCGTTCGGCGTATAAATTATTAACGCTGCAAACGTATTTTACGGCGGGTGTTAAAGAAGTGCGCGCTTGGACCATCAATATAGGAAGCTCTGCACCACAAGCTGCTGGGGTGATTCATACCGATTTTGAAAAAGGATTTATTCGTGCCGAAGTCATTGCGTATGAAGACTTTGAAAGTTTAGGATCTGAAGCAAAAGTGAAAGAGGCAGGGAAAATGCGTGTGGAAGGTAAAAATTACACTGTCAAAGATGGAGACGTCATGCATTTCCTTTTTAATGTATAA
- a CDS encoding DNA topoisomerase IV subunit B: MAQNTDYTEDNIRSLDWKEHIRMRPGMYIGKLGDGSSADDGIYILLKEVLDNSIDEFVMGAGKSIEISIQGSKVIVRDFGRGIPLGKVVDVVSKMNTGGKYDSRAFKKSVGLNGVGTKAVNALSSFFRVESTRDGKSASAEFSSGVLNHQDLLDDTTRRKGTKVSFVPDEVIFKNYKYRNEYVARMLKNYVYLNPGLTILFNGEKFFSENGLKDLLEDNTNATDMTYPIIHLKGEDIEVAITHSKTQYSEEYHSFVNGQNTTQGGTHLAAFREALVKTIREFYGKNYEASDVRKSIISAIAIKVMEPVFESQTKTKLGSTDMGGELPTVRTFINDFLKTQLDNFLHKNPDTAEAIQRKILQAERERKELSGIRKMAKDRAKKSSLHNKKLRDCRVHFGDIKNGRNLESTLFITEGDSASGSITKSRDVNTQAVFSLKGKPLNCYGLTKKIVYENEEFNLLQAALNIEESIEDLRYNNIVIATDADVDGMHIRLLLITFFLQFFPEIIKEGHLYILQTPLFRVRNKKETIYCYSEQERRDAVQKLKPKPEITRFKGLGEISPNEFKYFIGEDIRLDPVMLDSDTTIESLLQFYMGKNTPDRQKFIIENLKVELDIIEEEV, from the coding sequence ATGGCTCAAAATACAGATTACACAGAAGATAACATTAGATCCCTCGATTGGAAGGAGCATATTCGTATGCGCCCCGGTATGTACATTGGGAAACTTGGAGATGGCTCTTCGGCTGATGATGGTATTTATATTTTATTGAAAGAGGTTTTAGACAACTCTATTGATGAATTTGTCATGGGTGCAGGTAAATCCATTGAGATTTCCATTCAAGGCAGTAAAGTCATTGTGCGCGATTTTGGTCGTGGCATTCCGTTAGGAAAAGTCGTTGATGTGGTTTCTAAAATGAATACCGGTGGTAAATATGATTCTCGTGCCTTTAAGAAATCAGTTGGTCTAAATGGGGTTGGTACCAAAGCCGTCAATGCATTGTCCTCCTTTTTTAGAGTGGAATCGACGCGAGACGGGAAATCGGCTTCCGCTGAATTTTCATCAGGAGTTTTAAACCATCAAGATTTATTAGACGACACCACCAGACGTAAAGGAACCAAAGTGTCCTTTGTGCCCGATGAAGTTATATTTAAAAATTACAAGTACCGAAATGAGTATGTCGCACGTATGCTTAAAAACTACGTGTATTTGAATCCGGGCTTGACCATTTTATTTAATGGTGAAAAGTTTTTCAGTGAAAATGGATTAAAGGATTTATTAGAAGACAATACCAATGCTACGGATATGACCTATCCAATCATCCACCTGAAAGGGGAAGATATTGAAGTCGCCATTACCCACAGTAAAACCCAATACAGTGAAGAATACCACTCCTTTGTCAACGGTCAAAACACCACTCAAGGAGGGACGCATTTAGCGGCTTTTAGAGAGGCGTTGGTCAAAACCATTCGAGAGTTTTATGGTAAAAACTATGAAGCATCCGATGTTCGGAAATCGATCATTTCTGCCATTGCAATTAAAGTCATGGAGCCTGTTTTTGAAAGTCAAACAAAAACAAAATTAGGGTCGACCGATATGGGAGGCGAGTTGCCAACCGTCCGAACCTTTATCAATGATTTTTTAAAAACACAGTTAGATAATTTTCTACATAAAAATCCAGATACCGCCGAAGCCATTCAGCGCAAAATTTTACAAGCCGAACGCGAACGAAAAGAATTGTCGGGTATCCGTAAGATGGCGAAAGATCGTGCTAAAAAATCGAGCCTACACAATAAAAAACTAAGAGATTGTCGTGTACATTTTGGAGATATCAAAAATGGACGTAATCTAGAATCTACCTTATTTATAACCGAGGGAGATTCCGCATCTGGTAGCATCACCAAATCCAGAGATGTCAATACACAAGCCGTTTTTAGTCTAAAAGGAAAGCCTTTAAATTGTTATGGGCTCACCAAAAAAATTGTGTATGAAAACGAAGAATTTAATCTGTTGCAAGCGGCTTTAAATATTGAAGAATCGATTGAAGATTTACGTTACAATAACATTGTTATCGCAACGGATGCCGATGTCGATGGAATGCACATCCGTTTATTATTGATCACATTTTTCCTTCAATTTTTCCCAGAAATTATTAAAGAAGGTCATCTATATATCTTACAAACGCCTTTATTCAGAGTGCGTAATAAAAAAGAAACCATCTATTGTTATTCGGAACAAGAACGTAGAGATGCGGTTCAGAAATTAAAGCCAAAACCTGAAATCACTCGATTTAAGGGATTAGGAGAAATCTCGCCAAATGAATTTAAATATTTTATTGGGGAAGACATTCGATTGGATCCTGTGATGTTAGATTCTGACACCACGATTGAATCCTTACTTCAATTTTATATGGGTAAAAACACACCCGACCGTCAAAAATTTATTATTGAAAATCTAAAAGTTGAACTTGATATTATCGAAGAAGAGGTATGA